A stretch of DNA from Ranitomeya variabilis isolate aRanVar5 chromosome 1, aRanVar5.hap1, whole genome shotgun sequence:
caggtggagtcttcggattgtcctggagtggatgctgtggtggagaggttgcatcagatttgggggcatgtggtggacaatttgaagttgtcccaggagaagactcagcagtttgccaaccgccgtcgtcgtgctggtcctcgtctttgtgttggggacttggtgtggttgtcttctcgttttgtccctatgaaggtttcttctcctaagtttaagcctcggttcatcggcccgtacaagatattggagattcttaaccctgtgtcctttcgtttggacctccctgcatctttttctattcataatgtcttccatcggtcattgttgcgcaggtatgaggtaccggttgtgccttccgttgagcctcctgcttcggtgttggttgagggtgagttggagtacgttgtcgagaagatcttggactcccgtgtttccagacggagacttcagtatttggtcaagtggaagggctacggtcaggaggataattcttgggtgacagcctctgatgttcatgcctccgatttggtccgtgcctttcatagggctcatcctgatcacactggtggttctggtgagggttcggtgccccctccttgaggggggggtactgttgtgaatttggtttctgggctcccccggtggttactggtggtactgaacttgtgcgcttcatctcctctgttcacctgtttccatcaggatgtgggagtttctatttagccttgctcctcagtcatttctatgccggccaacaatgttaccagaagcctttctgttgcatgttcctgctcctagactactatcagctaagttggacttgtagtcctaagattgttttgcatttttgttccagttctctgtttttgaatatttctgaggctggaagctcttgtgagctgaaattgccactctggtgtcatgagttgatattagagtcttaaagtaatttctggatggtgttttgaaagggttttcagctgactgtgaagttcccttttctgtcttcctactatctagtaagcggacctcaatttgctaaacctatcttcatacttcgtatgtcattttcctctaaaatcaccgacaatatatgtgggggctactgtctgccttttggggaaaatttctctagaggtaagccaggtctgtattttcctctgctagggtcagtcagtcctccggctggcgctgggcgtctagggataaaacataggcacgctacccggccactgttagttgtgcggtaggtttagctcacagtcagctcgagttcccatcttccaagagctagtccttttgtatgctttactacggtctcttgccattgagaaccatgacatacagcgtagtccatcagcgctttgaaagcttcactttcaactaaccggtagggcatcatctctaatgagattagtctagcaatgtgggcgtttaaaccctctgtacgcggatgcgaggatgagtacttccttttcctaacaagagtctcatgtagggtgagctggactggagagctggagatcgtggaactagcggtggtgccggtggacatgggtgactgagagagggttggagatggtattcttgccggtgccctacatacagtgtttcctactactaacctggtgattccctgactgctttggcctggcgacgaaagctgcacagatactgcaggtggcgcgggaaatggtgggcttacagagaGGGAagagatgtagcgttgctgactagcttcattggccgagggtgctgcaacctttagggacgtttggtagttagtccaggcttgcaaatgcatggtggataaatgtctctgcatgcaacttgtatttagacttttaagattctgacctctgctaaaggtagttgaacatttttgacagatgactttgcgctgatcatttggatgttgtttaaaaaaatgccagactgcactctttctactatcggataccttttcaggcattgcagactgagcttctttaaccggatggccacgctgtcctccaactggttttggttttgccacgcgtttttggccagatacgggcccggcagatggaacctgttgtgatgttgatgcctgctgcggctcctcctcctccgcttcagaactactgccgcctgcaccctgttcccccaatggctgacaatcggggtcaagaactgggtcatctatgacctcctcttctatgttgtgtgcaacttcgtctgtgtcaccgtgtaagccggtggtattgcgttcgtgacggggcaccatagtctccgctgggtttgattctgcctcagtacactgcgagggcaatgttctggtctgagtcaaaggaacagcatagtaatctggctgtggctgtgcatctgtacactccatgtccgattcaacttcgaatgggcatggcctgttaactatttcactgtctaacccaggaacggtatgtgtaaagagctccatggagtaacctgttctgtcgactgacgcatccttcactgttgttctgggtgaaggacacaaggaagcgacttgttcctgaccgggagcatccattgacgatgcactgctctgacatttggcactttccgaggaggaggcgaaagagctagaggcagagtcagcaatgaaagccaatacttgttcctcctgctccggcttcaaaagtggttttcctactcccagaaaagagagcgttagaggccttgtgtagccagacaacgaacctggctcaacaactcgagacttaggtgctgtactgcttttaccacgaccacctgatgctctaccaccactaccatcattaccagctgacaatgaccgcccacggccacgacctcttccactagatttcctcattgtttgcaaaacgtaaccaaagtaacggtatttgttactgtaaaacaacttataaggtgaactcaaacttctgtaggatttatatatacctttataggtgcctgacactgaaaggaaaatcaggcccaatgttacactctaggttttctgtgccccaataatttgagacagatggcacacacaggaccagcactcaagcagaaatgccaatcttaatctcccactattttattttttttttctgggagaattaaaaaaaaaaaaataaataaaaaatattactattacacactaggttttctgtggcacacaatgagagacagatgccacacacaggactggcacagaggcagacttgccaatctttatctcccactaattatatttttttttacagggagaatttacccccaaaaaataaatggccaagtattacacagtggttttcggtggcacacaatgagagacagatgccacacacaggactggcacagaggcagacttgccaatctttatctcccactaattattcatttttttacagggagaatttacccaaaaaaaataaatggccaagtattaggctggggtcacacatgcgtgttttacgtacgtaagagcgaaaaaactacgtccgtaaaactcgcattgcatacggcacaatgattctcaatgggtctagtcctatcagccgtatcttacggatccgtaatatacggctttgtacgggcgcagaaaatcgcagcctgctgcgtttgtcagcgtatcgcgcaaaaaatacgccaatgcaagtctatgggagagcgtataatacggaatgcttacggaccatgcgtgtgccttgcgagaaatacggaacttaatggcagatgtcctgaaacgtccaaaggcctcaattaggcaggtgagacatgctaattagctgaaaaagccagacagtgaacccggaagtctgctgcacgcctccacggagtgagattcaccatgtctcacattatcaatgtggacatgctcattattttggtccaagaaaggcctgtaaTTTGGGACCAAAGAGATCCAAACTACGCCAACAGagcccaaaaagaggcagcatggaggagcgtgtgtgtggccctcttcccacattatgaccagcagccacgtcaggcacagcgacagataagtaagtacacccatgtttgaaatgtaatGTTCTTTGGAATTATCAGGCCCTTTCTACTTTGAATTTCTGCGCAATGTACTAAAtagtcatgaaggaactagaaagcccaCCAGTAGATCCAAGGTGTGGTACATGATATACGGATTTCATTAATGTTTACAATAGGTGTCCCTTTTACTTactaacagtgtttcccattatttgtcctttctgtgatagaggttagtggactctgtccttgtggctttgCTTGCTAATTGGGGTTTTTGTTTCGATTTAAGATGAATTCTTCTCCCCAaaggcctatttggatgctacacttatAAATCTGTGTAGTCATTTACACCTTTTTGGAGCTCACTGATTAATGGTCTAaagaatgtgtgttttttttgttgtttcagtgggtgatgttacaacaaggtggcggagtatccgcgaccagtacaggagggagaggcagcagcgggagagaagtggagccggggcacctcccaaaaaaaaaaagtacatatactttgaccggctcaactttctcaatcccagcatggacctcaggccgtaagtaccaATCTCAATAATTTTTGGTGTGGGTTTTGGTATTATTTgtgttcttacttttttttttggttccagaactcagtctaacctcactgacagggagacagggtctgactccgaactggtcattgacccagttggggaaggtgaagaggtggctggtccatctgctgctccctctggctccatccctcctggatcctcctcATCTCTTCATGAAGCTGGATCTGTCTCAGTCCCACACCCAGAGGACCCACAGTTTGCCTCTTCAGCGGCAgcctcatcagcagcaccaccacctagccaggatgaccctgtaaatagcagcagcccaactgttgccctggctccatccccacaggctgcagtcaGACCACAGCTTGCACGCCGCAGAAGAGAATTGAGACAAAGCCGCCAAAATGTCgatgctggggtcctgagctacttggcacgtgttcgagacgatgatggggaggagggatttaccaggagcatggCCAATTACTTAAGGTCCATAGAGAGGGAGttaaggctacgtgtgagagggtgttttcagatccttgttgacgcatgcacccccccaaataacccatacaatctcatgctgatgattgaacagtggcagatgtcacctgaaaatgttctgcggcctctgagattacaaggcctggcagctcaacaaggatccgaaccaccccctccacgtcagccaacacctcagccccaacccccatcaaccacacaatggccacctcagcaacatatggcgggatatgTTCAACCAtcacaatatggccacttgtccacacccagtgctggaggctggtcccaacctgggtatggacaatatggtcattttgggttgggttatgattcccggccataTGGTTATCAGCAGCAGGGGTATGTCCAAAATCCACGCCCtactcttccaagttcccagcatcctagctggccaaatgtccctcaggccacaACATCATCTGCACAGGGTTctggacaattgggcctacaaatgccacctgatgcagaccCAGAGCAAGCTGCTTCTCCTGCCCCtacctaccaggacttgtaattttttgtttttaggtttgtttttttttttatgtttcttttaattttttttttttgtttttttctatgatTTGTATACAATTTGTATGCTTGTATTCTCACTACAGAGCATGGTTGCTTGTGTTCGGAGTGGCaattttgggcaaaaaaaaaaaaaatatgagaccCAAAAAAGGTTATGACAAAAGAATAACCTACACAGTTGAAAAAGTTACCCAGTAAGTAAAATGTTTTTGTACTAGCAATCACCGTCTGCCTGCGCTGtattcattcttccatcacacacacatgatatgctgataaccatatgtgaaataagaAAAAACTAAACACAGAGTTGGAAAATTGTTTCACACATACTTTATAtagctaattaattacacatgcaaaaaggcatagtcttgccagggaatagcaccttgaggagacaaaaaaaaattggtaaagatatcacgaactttCAGACCAGAAAGTGgccgacgcggaggagggacatatggggtaggcctacgaACATTGATCATGAGGTTATCTTCCACGCTTGGTGatgaacaatcatgtattcttgtgaaattatgtagaatgACACAGGCTTTTATCACTTCGTTGATTGTCGCCTCACTCAGCTGTATGGCAGAGTGAAGAACCcgccatttggccacaagaatcccaaaggcgcactcaaccagtctccgtgccctggcaagtctcaaattaaacaccctccgccggtggtcaaggttgcgcctggggtaaggcctcatgacgttccgcgacagttggaaggcctcatctccaacaaaaacaaaaggcactgcttcagcattggagcctgggagttgttgtggtggtgggagattcaactggttgtcacgtagccgccgacccattatggacgaattgaagaccctagagtctccagttcgcccataggccccaatgtctacaatgacaaacctgtagttactgtcagcaactgctaacagaactacagagaaaaactgcttgtaattgtagaattgggaaccagagttcggcggcttacgcaccctgatatgtttcccatccactgctccaatgcaattagggaagtcacaattattttggaaacctgtggcgattttaagccaatcgtcctgttttggctcaggcaacacagcttcatgtagtttcagccagatttgggaacaggttgtcctaacaatgcctgaaatggtcgaccgcccaatcaaaaactccaggtggagacccgcataggacaatcctgtggccaggaagctgcaatacaacaaaaagggaaaagaaaaaaacatgagcACTAAGATCCAAGGAAGAAGCCCAAGTGTATATTTCATAGAATATGACattatttacagtatacaaattGGCAGTTGAAAAAATAAATAGACTATAATCTTGCCAACATTCTTggatatgtgcttgtggcttcatgtccaagtGAAGTTAATGAAACCTAGTAGTACACCTCACATTTGTtaagaaaaccccccaaaaaacagtattttcaaatgtggaatacataccgtaaggttaggagcagacgctcctcagcagagatggcttttctcatccaggtgtccttaaaggtgagcccaggacgtaagagctccaacaacatgtcaaaagtccggatggacatgcgagtatactggtaaaacttctctggatgtgccctcaaagctgaatatagtctctggaaatggcctttactctggcgttggatCAATAGAGGATGGACCCACAATCTtcatctcctccttcgcggatccacattgaccgaatatggctgtccaaagcgacgagacaacacccagtgaagcaacacccgctgagttgtgcttacatacacagggccagacatggTTGTAATCTCcaagcaacacagccaaaatatgctagagaacatatagggcagatgggagggctccacctgttgtagagggcttaaatagtgtggttaatgatggtttaaatgatttgcaggcctgaaaaccgttaaatgtccattttgtgatggtgcgtgataaatacgccatacggatcacacacgcatcacacacgcacaagcacatgcgcaaaatacgcgaccacacctcagCAACGCCGGAACTACGGAAGtcgcttacggagacattttggcgtattcaACGCGtaatacggacgtataatacgttgcgtattgtcttacgccatgtgtgaccccagccttacacagtggttttcggtggcacacaatgagagacagatgccacacacaggactggcacagaggcagacttgccaatctttatctcccactaattattttttttttttaaagggagaatttagaaaaaaaaaaaaaaggcccagtattacacagtggtttttggtggcacacaatgagagacagatgccacacacaggtctggcacagaggcagacttgccaatctttatctccctgcagtaatctcagaaaagtaaggcaggcagctataaaaaggactgctgcacacaaaagtggggacaaacacacaagatagctgtgcagaaaggaaggaacaacaggatttgtgctttgaaaaaagcagttggtttgcacagcgcacggcgtacacacacagcaacgcagctatcagggagccttctagggcagcccaatgagctacagggctgaggaaaaaaaaaagtagcttccactgtccctgcaaacaaaaggtggtgttggacagtggaaatcgctacagcacaagcggtttgtggctttatgtaccctgcctttcactatccctgcttctgaagaagcggcagcgaactctccctatgctcagatcagcagcagtaagatggcggtcggcgggaacgcccctttatagcccctgtgacgcggcagaaaacaagccaatcactgcaatgctcttctctaagatggtggggactgagatctatgtcatcactagggttgagtgaaacggatcgttcattttcataagtcgccgacttttggcaaagtcggcgtctcatgaaaccgagccgatccctgtgtggggtctgccatgcggtacgcgactttcgcgccaaagtcgcgtttcaatgacgctaaaagtgccatttctcagccaatgaaggtggacgcagagtgtgggcagcgtgatgacatagatctcagtccccaccatcttagagaagggcattgcagtgattggcttgctttctgccgcgtcacaggggctataaaggggcgttcccgccgaccgccatcttactgctgctgatctgagcatagggagaggttgctgcagcttctttggaagcagggatagtgataggcagggtacataaagctacaaaccgcttgtgctgtagcaatttccactgt
This window harbors:
- the LOC143760546 gene encoding uncharacterized protein LOC143760546, which encodes MCVFFVVSVGDVTTRWRSIRDQYRRERQQRERSGAGAPPKKKKYIYFDRLNFLNPSMDLRPTQSNLTDRETGSDSELVIDPVGEGEEVAGPSAAPSGSIPPGSSSSLHEAGSVSVPHPEDPQFASSAAASSAAPPPSQDDPVNSSSPTVALAPSPQAAVRPQLARRRRELRQSRQNVDAGVLSYLARVRDDDGEEGFTRSMANYLRSIERELRLRVRGCFQILVDACTPPNNPYNLMLMIEQWQMSPENVLRPLRLQGLAAQQGSEPPPPRQPTPQPQPPSTTQWPPQQHMAGYVQPSQYGHLSTPSAGGWSQPGYGQYGHFGLGYDSRPYGYQQQGYVQNPRPTLPSSQHPSWPNVPQATTSSAQGSGQLGLQMPPDADPEQAASPAPTYQDL